One Streptomyces marianii genomic window, GACCCCGTACATGATCTGCAGGTTGTCGAAGTCGTCACCGATGACGGTGGTGAGCCAGCCGATCCAGTCCTGCACCTCCTGCCGGTAGCCGAACTCGGCAAGAACTTCGGCGGCGAACGCGGAGTCGCGCAGCCAGCAGTACACGTAGGACCAGTTGCGGGTGCCGCCGATCTCCTCGGGCAGCGAAACGCTGGGGGCGGCCACCATGGCGCCGGTCGGCTCGTAGGTGAGCGCCTTGAGCACGATCAGCGAACGGATGACCTCGTCGCGGCGGGCGCCGGTGTGGGTGCAGTGCGAGGCCCAGGTGGTCCAGAAGTCCGTGGTCTGCCGCAGCAGGGCGGCGGGTGCGGGCAGCGGCGGCGGGGTGGTCTGGTCCGGCTGCCACGACAGAGTGAAGGCCACCTGCTCGCCCTCGGACACGGCGAACTCGGACAGCAGGTCATCGCCGCGCGCGCCGAGGTGGACGTCCGCGTCGAGCCAGAACCTGCCCTCGTCCAAGCGGGCACTCACCCGGCGCCCGCCGAAGACGAGTTGCGGCGTCGTGCGTCCGTAGCCCGTCCGCGCCCGCAGAACGGAGCGCATGGCGACCCGGCCGGCGACGCCCTGGACGATGCGGACCAGCTGCGCCGCGTCGCCAGTAGTGGGCATGAAGTCGAGCACCCTGACGGTGCCGGCCTCGGTGGTCCAGACGGACTCGAGGATGAGGGTGTCATCGAGATAGCGCCGCCGGTCCGCCGCGGGCGTAGCACCGTCCGGGCCGACGGGGCCGATGCGCCACAGCCCGTGCTTCTCGGTCCCCAGGATGCTGGTGAAGTGCGCCTTGGAGTCGAAGCGCGGCAGGCCCATCCAGGCGATGCTGCCGTCCCGGTCGACCAGGGCACCGGTGCGCATATTGCCCAGGTAGGCGTGGTCCTCGATCCGGCCCACACGGCGTTTCGACAGGGGCGCCTCGGCGGGCTGGCGGGGGGCGGGGATGAGGCTCACGCGGCTACCGCCCCGTTCGGCATGGCACGGTGCGGGGCGACGACCTGCCCGTCGGGGAGGAGCTCACCGGTGTCCTCGAAGAGCAGGACACCGTTGCACAGCAGGCTCCAGCCCTGCTCAGGGCGGTGCGCCCGCAGGCGCGCGGCCTCGCGGTCGGCGGCCTCG contains:
- a CDS encoding glycoside hydrolase family 15 protein, giving the protein MSLIPAPRQPAEAPLSKRRVGRIEDHAYLGNMRTGALVDRDGSIAWMGLPRFDSKAHFTSILGTEKHGLWRIGPVGPDGATPAADRRRYLDDTLILESVWTTEAGTVRVLDFMPTTGDAAQLVRIVQGVAGRVAMRSVLRARTGYGRTTPQLVFGGRRVSARLDEGRFWLDADVHLGARGDDLLSEFAVSEGEQVAFTLSWQPDQTTPPPLPAPAALLRQTTDFWTTWASHCTHTGARRDEVIRSLIVLKALTYEPTGAMVAAPSVSLPEEIGGTRNWSYVYCWLRDSAFAAEVLAEFGYRQEVQDWIGWLTTVIGDDFDNLQIMYGVGGERDLAEEELGWLPGHAGSRPVRIGNGAAGQLQLDVFGEVVCALYKAQQHYPDLAPAVAPLITGLVRCVEKLWREPDEGIWEIRGPRRHFVHSKVMAWAALDRAVRFTEAGHMDGPLEHWRVLRDEIHRDVCEKGYDPQRNTFTQYYGSTELDAAVLHALLSGFLPADDKRAIGTIEAVQRDLSIKGGYLLRYRTSDDGPGVDGLTGHEGTFLIGLGWQTVCLRRIGRTDEAEILTDALLHARNDVGLLSEEWDPHAEQQLGNFPQAFSHTAALLVLAAAPTAVEQDSAEVAVP
- a CDS encoding DUF5999 family protein, coding for MCIHEPPCPGAEAADREAARLRAHRPEQGWSLLCNGVLLFEDTGELLPDGQVVAPHRAMPNGAVAA